In one Streptomyces venezuelae genomic region, the following are encoded:
- a CDS encoding DUF5998 family protein translates to MAKTGTTTQGLRAAIERSGYYPALVAEAVEAAIGGEAIGSYLVHQETTFDANEVRRHVTVLVLTGTRFIVSHTDEQAADSTSPTPYATTSTESVKIGRISSVVVSRVVANPEKYVPGTPPREVVLTIGWGAVSRIDLEPAACGDPNCEADHGYTGSSTADDLSLRVSEAGDGPDTVRQTLAFAQALSEATADNAR, encoded by the coding sequence ATGGCAAAGACCGGTACGACGACCCAGGGGCTGCGCGCGGCGATCGAGCGCAGCGGCTACTACCCGGCCCTCGTGGCCGAGGCGGTGGAGGCCGCGATCGGCGGCGAGGCCATCGGGTCGTACCTGGTCCACCAGGAGACGACGTTCGACGCCAACGAAGTGCGCCGGCACGTCACCGTCCTCGTCCTCACCGGCACGCGCTTCATCGTCAGCCACACCGACGAGCAGGCCGCGGACAGCACGTCCCCGACGCCGTACGCGACGACCTCCACGGAGTCCGTCAAGATCGGCCGCATCTCCTCGGTCGTGGTCAGCCGCGTCGTCGCCAACCCCGAGAAGTACGTTCCCGGGACGCCGCCCCGCGAGGTCGTCCTGACCATCGGCTGGGGCGCCGTGTCGCGCATCGACCTGGAGCCCGCCGCCTGCGGCGACCCCAACTGCGAGGCCGACCACGGGTACACGGGCAGCTCGACCGCCGACGACCTCAGCCTGCGCGTCAGCGAGGCGGGCGACGGCCCCGACACCGTGCGGCAGACCCTTGCCTTCGCGCAGGCCCTGTCCGAGGCGACCGCGGACAACGCCCGCTGA
- a CDS encoding bifunctional GNAT family N-acetyltransferase/acetate--CoA ligase family protein — protein MQTPSDQQDRHDYPSHWEADVVLRDGGTARIRPITAEDADRLVSFYEQVSDESKYYRFFAPYPRLSAKDVHRFTHHDQVDRVGLAATVGGEFIATVRYDRIDERGMAASAPADEAEVAFLVQDAHQGRGVASTLLEHIAAVARERGIRRFAAEVLPANTKMIKVFTDAGYQQKRSFEDGVVRLEFDLEPTDRSLAVQRAREQRAEGRSVQRLLTPGSVAVIGVGRAPGGVGRSVLNNLQESGYTGRLYAVNSAFGDSVFGEDASGEGASGEGAQKRADIDGVPAHRSVADIEEPVDLAVISVPADRVPQVVAECGERGVRGLVVLSAGYGESGVEGRERQRELVRQARSYGMRIIGPNAFGVINTSPETRLNASLAPQSPARGRIGLFTQSGAIGIALLSGLHRRGAGLSTFVGSGNRADVSGNDLLQYWFEDPDTDVTLMYLETIGNPRKFTRLARRSATTKPLVVVQGARHSGITPTGHAVQATRLPHATVSALLRQAGVIRVDTVTEMVDAGLLLAGQPLPSGPRVAILGNSESLGLLTYDACVADGLRPQRPRDLTTGATPADFRTALAEALSDDGCDAVIVNAIPWVGEDGATTDPETLATELRAAAAGCPAKPVAVVHVELGGLAEALAAATSTGPDAPTPPTVREPETPPSVEPPSTEAPQPPAVESPSTQTPEPPPSDQYRIPAYPAAERAVRALSEAVKYAQWRREAAEPGRVHEYDDIDENGAAGRIEELLAADGDPRGLTLAPADAHELLARYGIPVRQALAAPDPDAAAEAARTLGYPVALKTTAPHLRHRADLGGVRLDLADEEQLRRAYQELTDAFGKPAELRPVVQGMVPRGVDTVVRAVIDPAAGAVLSFGLAGAASELLGDTAHRLVPVTDREAGSLVRSIRTAPLLFGWRGSAPVDTPALEELLQRVSRLVDDHPEVVGVSLEPVVVAQRGLSVLDASVRLAPPPARDDLGPRTLPGY, from the coding sequence ATGCAGACCCCGTCGGATCAGCAGGATCGGCACGACTACCCGTCGCACTGGGAAGCCGATGTGGTGCTGCGCGACGGAGGCACCGCCCGCATCAGGCCCATCACGGCCGAGGACGCGGACCGCCTGGTCAGCTTCTACGAACAGGTCTCGGACGAGTCGAAGTACTACCGCTTCTTCGCGCCCTACCCGCGGCTGTCCGCCAAGGACGTGCACCGCTTCACCCATCACGACCAGGTGGACCGGGTGGGGCTCGCGGCCACCGTCGGCGGCGAGTTCATCGCCACCGTGCGCTACGACCGCATCGACGAACGCGGCATGGCCGCCAGCGCGCCCGCCGACGAGGCCGAGGTCGCCTTCCTCGTGCAGGACGCCCACCAGGGCAGGGGTGTCGCCTCCACGCTCCTCGAACACATCGCGGCCGTCGCCAGGGAGCGCGGCATCCGCCGCTTCGCCGCCGAGGTGCTGCCCGCCAACACCAAGATGATCAAGGTCTTCACGGACGCGGGCTACCAGCAGAAGCGCAGCTTCGAGGACGGCGTCGTCCGCCTGGAGTTCGACCTGGAGCCGACCGACCGCTCGCTCGCCGTGCAGCGCGCCCGTGAACAGCGCGCCGAGGGACGGTCCGTGCAGCGGCTCCTCACACCGGGGTCGGTCGCGGTGATCGGGGTGGGCCGGGCGCCCGGCGGAGTGGGCCGCAGCGTCCTGAACAACCTCCAGGAGTCCGGTTACACCGGGCGCCTGTACGCGGTGAACAGCGCCTTCGGGGACAGTGTCTTCGGAGAGGACGCCTCCGGAGAGGGCGCCTCCGGAGAGGGCGCCCAAAAACGCGCGGACATCGACGGAGTGCCCGCGCACCGCTCCGTGGCGGACATCGAGGAACCCGTGGATCTCGCGGTGATCTCCGTGCCCGCCGACCGCGTCCCGCAGGTCGTCGCCGAGTGCGGGGAGCGCGGAGTGCGTGGCCTCGTCGTGCTGTCCGCCGGGTACGGGGAGAGCGGTGTCGAGGGCCGCGAGCGGCAGCGCGAACTCGTCCGCCAGGCCCGGTCCTACGGCATGCGCATCATCGGCCCGAACGCCTTCGGCGTCATCAACACCTCTCCGGAGACACGGCTCAACGCCTCGCTCGCCCCGCAGTCACCCGCGCGGGGGCGCATCGGCCTGTTCACCCAGTCCGGCGCCATCGGCATCGCCCTGCTGTCCGGACTGCACCGCAGGGGAGCGGGCCTGTCCACCTTCGTCGGATCCGGCAACCGCGCGGACGTGTCCGGCAACGACCTCCTCCAGTACTGGTTCGAGGACCCGGACACCGACGTCACGCTGATGTACCTGGAGACGATCGGCAACCCGCGCAAGTTCACCCGCCTCGCGCGGCGTTCGGCCACCACCAAACCGCTGGTCGTCGTCCAGGGCGCTCGGCACAGCGGCATCACGCCGACCGGCCACGCCGTCCAGGCGACCCGGTTGCCGCACGCCACGGTCTCGGCGCTGCTGCGCCAGGCGGGCGTCATCCGCGTCGACACCGTCACCGAGATGGTCGACGCGGGACTCCTGCTCGCGGGGCAGCCGCTCCCTTCAGGGCCTCGCGTCGCCATCCTCGGCAACTCCGAGTCGCTCGGCCTCCTCACGTACGACGCGTGTGTCGCCGACGGACTGCGGCCGCAGCGGCCGCGCGACCTGACGACTGGGGCCACCCCGGCGGACTTCCGCACCGCGCTCGCCGAGGCCCTGTCGGACGACGGCTGCGACGCGGTGATCGTCAACGCGATCCCGTGGGTGGGGGAGGACGGCGCGACGACCGACCCCGAGACGCTCGCCACGGAGCTGCGGGCGGCGGCGGCCGGGTGCCCGGCGAAGCCGGTGGCCGTGGTGCACGTGGAGCTCGGCGGTCTCGCCGAGGCGCTCGCCGCGGCGACCAGCACGGGACCCGACGCGCCCACCCCGCCGACCGTCAGGGAACCGGAGACGCCGCCCTCCGTGGAGCCCCCGTCCACGGAGGCCCCTCAGCCACCCGCCGTGGAGTCGCCCTCCACGCAAACCCCCGAGCCGCCCCCCTCCGACCAGTACCGCATCCCCGCCTACCCCGCCGCGGAGCGGGCCGTACGTGCCCTCTCCGAAGCCGTCAAGTACGCGCAGTGGCGCCGCGAGGCCGCGGAGCCGGGCCGGGTGCACGAGTACGACGACATCGACGAGAACGGCGCCGCGGGCCGCATCGAGGAGCTGCTCGCCGCGGACGGCGATCCGCGCGGGCTCACCCTCGCCCCGGCCGACGCCCACGAACTGCTCGCGCGGTACGGCATCCCCGTACGGCAAGCGCTTGCCGCGCCCGACCCCGACGCGGCCGCGGAAGCCGCGCGGACCCTGGGCTACCCCGTGGCCCTGAAGACCACCGCCCCGCACCTGCGCCACCGCGCGGACCTCGGCGGGGTGCGCCTCGACCTCGCCGACGAGGAGCAACTGCGACGGGCGTACCAGGAGCTGACGGACGCCTTCGGCAAACCCGCCGAGCTGCGTCCCGTCGTGCAGGGCATGGTGCCGCGCGGGGTCGACACCGTGGTCCGCGCGGTGATCGATCCGGCGGCCGGAGCGGTGCTCTCCTTCGGCCTCGCGGGCGCCGCCTCCGAGCTGCTCGGCGACACCGCCCACCGCCTCGTCCCGGTCACCGACCGGGAGGCGGGCTCCCTGGTTCGATCCATCCGCACCGCGCCGCTCCTGTTCGGCTGGCGCGGCTCGGCGCCCGTCGACACCCCTGCCCTCGAAGAGCTCCTCCAGCGGGTCTCCCGGCTCGTCGACGACCACCCCGAAGTGGTCGGCGTCTCCCTGGAGCCCGTCGTCGTCGCCCAGCGCGGCCTCTCCGTGCTCGACGCCTCCGTACGCCTCGCGCCCCCGCCCGCCCGCGACGACCTGGGCCCGCGCACCCTTCCCGGCTACTGA
- a CDS encoding HPr family phosphocarrier protein: MAERRVNVGWAEGLHARPASIFVRAATAAGVPVTIAKADGNPVNAASMLAVLGLGAQGGEEIVLASDAEGADAALDRLAKLVAEGLEELPETV, from the coding sequence ATGGCTGAGCGCCGCGTCAACGTCGGCTGGGCCGAGGGCCTTCACGCCCGACCCGCCTCCATCTTCGTCCGCGCGGCCACGGCCGCCGGCGTCCCCGTGACGATCGCCAAGGCCGACGGCAACCCGGTCAACGCCGCTTCGATGCTCGCGGTGCTCGGCCTGGGTGCCCAGGGCGGCGAAGAGATCGTGCTCGCCTCCGACGCCGAGGGTGCCGACGCCGCCCTCGACCGTCTGGCGAAGCTGGTCGCCGAGGGGCTCGAGGAGCTTCCGGAGACGGTCTAG
- a CDS encoding GntR family transcriptional regulator — translation MRVPAHSVCTAIRDDIVAGVYERGGKLTEDLLARRYGVSRVPVREALRTLEAEGFVVTRRHAGACVAEPTEQEAADLLEVRTLLEPLAAARAAQRRTDAHLKVLRGLVRLGQERARSGLGEDLRSLGGWFHETLAQASGSPGLTALLTPLRHKIAWMYVVDPSAAPGESWSERAAIVDAVARRDAQRARALTAAHVERARASHRLRPASRSGRVRSDRVRDSQHAVNTVSLRN, via the coding sequence ATGCGCGTTCCCGCGCACTCGGTGTGCACGGCCATTCGGGACGACATAGTCGCCGGTGTGTACGAAAGAGGCGGCAAGCTCACCGAGGACCTCCTCGCGCGGCGCTACGGCGTCTCCCGCGTCCCCGTGCGCGAGGCTCTGCGCACGCTGGAGGCGGAGGGCTTCGTCGTCACCCGCAGGCACGCCGGCGCGTGCGTCGCCGAGCCGACGGAGCAGGAGGCGGCGGACCTCCTGGAGGTCCGGACGCTGCTGGAACCGCTCGCCGCGGCCCGCGCCGCGCAGCGCCGCACGGACGCGCACCTGAAGGTCCTGCGCGGGCTCGTCAGGCTGGGGCAGGAGCGTGCGAGGAGCGGCCTGGGGGAGGATCTGCGCTCCCTGGGCGGCTGGTTCCACGAGACGCTCGCCCAGGCGTCCGGCAGTCCCGGCCTCACGGCGCTGCTCACCCCGCTCCGGCACAAGATCGCCTGGATGTACGTCGTCGATCCCTCGGCGGCGCCGGGCGAGTCCTGGTCCGAGCGCGCGGCGATCGTGGACGCGGTGGCCCGCCGGGACGCGCAACGGGCGAGGGCGCTGACCGCCGCGCACGTCGAGCGGGCGCGTGCATCCCACCGATTGCGTCCCGCGAGTCGGAGCGGCCGTGTCCGGAGCGATCGTGTGAGGGATTCGCAACATGCCGTAAACACGGTGAGTCTCCGCAATTAA
- a CDS encoding M23 family metallopeptidase, translating into MAFTRATGKHRRPSRMTRTTANVAGVAALTTTGVIGGLAGPALAAADEAAVEHTGLTQAISVGDSLAESIDAQAAAQRQAADDAAAAKKAEEAAKKKAAEEKRKAEAEAKAKAKKEREAKERAAREAERKRLNTYVSPISGSYVSTGYQTGGAMWSSGSHTGVDFHAASGTSVHAVGSGTVVEAGWGGAYGNNVVIKMNDGTYTQYGHMSSLGVTVGQTVTPGQQIGLSGSTGNSSGPHLHFEARTGAEYGSDIDPVSYLRSHGVNV; encoded by the coding sequence ATGGCGTTCACCCGTGCCACCGGGAAGCACCGTCGTCCGAGCCGTATGACGCGGACCACCGCGAACGTCGCGGGTGTCGCGGCGCTCACCACCACCGGTGTCATCGGAGGCCTCGCCGGCCCCGCGCTCGCCGCCGCCGATGAAGCGGCCGTGGAGCACACCGGTCTCACCCAGGCGATATCCGTCGGCGACTCGCTCGCCGAGAGCATCGACGCGCAGGCCGCCGCGCAGCGCCAGGCCGCCGACGACGCCGCGGCAGCCAAGAAGGCCGAAGAGGCCGCCAAGAAGAAGGCCGCCGAGGAGAAGCGCAAGGCCGAGGCCGAGGCCAAGGCGAAGGCCAAGAAGGAGCGCGAGGCCAAGGAGCGTGCCGCCCGCGAGGCCGAGCGCAAGCGCCTGAACACCTACGTCTCCCCGATCTCCGGCTCGTACGTCTCCACGGGCTACCAGACCGGCGGCGCCATGTGGTCCTCCGGCAGTCACACCGGTGTCGACTTCCACGCCGCGTCCGGCACCTCGGTCCACGCGGTCGGCTCCGGCACCGTCGTCGAGGCCGGCTGGGGCGGTGCCTACGGCAACAACGTGGTCATCAAGATGAACGACGGCACGTACACCCAGTACGGCCACATGTCGTCCCTCGGCGTCACCGTCGGCCAGACGGTCACCCCGGGCCAGCAGATCGGCCTCTCCGGTTCCACCGGCAACTCCAGCGGCCCGCACCTCCACTTCGAGGCCCGCACCGGCGCGGAGTACGGCTCGGACATCGACCCCGTCTCGTACCTGCGCTCGCACGGCGTCAACGTCTGA
- a CDS encoding M16 family metallopeptidase: protein MTEAATMQFHPQPQAGTAKPWAFPAPERGTLPNGLTVLRCNRPGQQVVAVEVHLEAPLDAEPEGLDGVATIMARAFNEGTDKHSAEEFAAELDRCGATLDAHADHPGVRVSLEVPVSRLPKALGLLADALQAPAFADSEIERLVRNRLDEIPHEAANPARRAAKELSRQLFPPTSRMSRPRQGTEETVTAIDSAAVRAFYEKFVRPATATLVVVGDLEGTDLDAVLADTVGAWTGSPGEPRPVPPVTADDRGRIVIVDRPGAVQTQLLIGRVGADRHDRVWPAQVLGTYCLGGTLTSRLDRVLREEKGYTYGVRAFSQVLRSAPDGTGAAMLAISGSVDTPNTGPALDDLWKVLRTLAAEGLTDAERDVAVQNLVGVAPLKYEMAASVAATLADQVEQNLPDDFQAQLYRQLAATGTVEATAAVVNAFPDDRLVTVLVGDAAQIEEPVRALGIGEVSVVTG, encoded by the coding sequence GTGACCGAGGCCGCGACGATGCAGTTCCACCCCCAGCCCCAGGCCGGTACGGCCAAGCCCTGGGCCTTCCCGGCCCCCGAGCGCGGCACGCTGCCCAACGGACTCACCGTCCTGCGCTGCAACCGCCCCGGCCAGCAGGTCGTCGCCGTCGAGGTCCACCTCGAAGCGCCCCTGGACGCCGAGCCGGAGGGCCTGGACGGCGTCGCCACCATCATGGCGCGGGCCTTCAACGAGGGCACCGACAAGCACTCCGCCGAGGAGTTCGCCGCCGAGCTCGACCGCTGCGGCGCGACCCTCGACGCACACGCCGACCACCCGGGCGTGCGGGTCTCCCTGGAGGTCCCGGTCTCCCGGCTCCCGAAGGCGCTCGGCCTGCTCGCGGACGCCCTGCAGGCGCCCGCCTTCGCCGACAGCGAGATCGAGCGGCTCGTACGCAACCGCCTGGACGAGATCCCGCACGAGGCCGCCAACCCGGCGCGCCGCGCCGCCAAGGAGCTCTCCCGGCAGCTGTTCCCGCCGACCTCGCGCATGTCGCGTCCGCGCCAGGGCACCGAGGAGACGGTCACGGCCATCGACTCGGCGGCGGTGCGTGCCTTCTACGAGAAGTTCGTCCGCCCCGCAACGGCCACCCTGGTCGTCGTCGGCGACCTCGAGGGCACCGACCTGGACGCCGTCCTCGCGGACACCGTCGGCGCCTGGACCGGCTCCCCGGGCGAGCCGCGCCCGGTGCCGCCGGTGACCGCCGACGACCGCGGGCGCATCGTCATCGTGGACCGCCCCGGAGCGGTTCAGACGCAGCTCCTGATCGGCCGGGTCGGCGCCGACCGGCACGACCGCGTCTGGCCGGCCCAGGTCCTCGGCACGTACTGCCTGGGCGGCACCCTCACCTCGCGCCTGGACCGTGTCCTGCGCGAGGAGAAGGGATACACCTACGGTGTACGGGCGTTCAGCCAGGTCCTGCGTTCGGCCCCGGACGGGACGGGCGCCGCGATGCTCGCCATCAGCGGCTCCGTGGACACCCCGAACACGGGCCCGGCGCTGGACGACCTCTGGAAGGTGCTGCGCACCCTCGCCGCCGAGGGGCTCACCGACGCCGAGCGCGACGTGGCCGTGCAGAACCTGGTGGGCGTGGCCCCCCTCAAGTACGAGATGGCGGCCTCCGTGGCGGCGACGCTCGCCGACCAGGTCGAGCAGAACCTGCCGGACGACTTCCAGGCCCAGCTGTATCGGCAGCTGGCCGCCACGGGCACCGTGGAGGCCACCGCGGCCGTCGTGAACGCCTTCCCGGACGACCGCCTGGTGACGGTCCTGGTGGGGGACGCCGCACAGATCGAGGAGCCCGTCAGGGCCCTCGGGATCGGTGAAGTGAGCGTGGTCACCGGCTGA
- a CDS encoding M16 family metallopeptidase has product MPMGHTATAEAGSGGLKATEHRLANGLRVVLSEDHLTPVAAVCLWYDVGSRHEVKGRTGLAHLFEHLMFQGSKQVHGNGHFELVQGAGGSLNGTTSFERTNYFETMPAHQLELALWLEADRMGSLLTALDEESMENQRDVVKNERRQRYDNVPYGTAFERLTALSYPEGHPYHHTPIGSMADLDAATLEDARAFFRTYYAPNNAVLSVVGDIDPEQTLAWVEKYFGSIPGHDGKQPPRDGSLPERIGKELREVIEEEVPARALMAAYRLPEDGTRACDAADLALTVLGSGESSRLYNRLVRRDRTAVAAGFGLLRLAGAPSLGWLDVKTSGDVEVPVIEAAVDEELARFAAEGPTPEEMERAQAQLEREWLDRLGTVAGRADELCRYAVLFGDPQLALTAVQRVLDITAEEVQEAAAARLRPDNRAVLVYEPVEGADEGVEEEEEAAK; this is encoded by the coding sequence ATGCCCATGGGTCACACGGCCACAGCCGAGGCCGGCTCCGGCGGCCTGAAAGCGACCGAGCACCGGCTGGCCAACGGCCTGCGCGTGGTGCTTTCGGAGGACCACCTGACCCCGGTCGCCGCGGTCTGCCTCTGGTACGACGTCGGCTCCCGCCACGAGGTCAAGGGGCGTACCGGCCTTGCTCACCTCTTCGAGCACCTGATGTTCCAGGGTTCGAAGCAGGTGCACGGCAACGGCCACTTCGAGCTGGTCCAGGGAGCGGGCGGTTCGCTCAACGGCACGACGAGCTTCGAGCGCACCAACTATTTCGAGACCATGCCCGCCCACCAGTTGGAGCTGGCCCTCTGGCTCGAGGCCGACCGGATGGGCTCCCTGCTCACCGCGCTCGACGAAGAGTCGATGGAAAACCAGCGCGACGTCGTCAAGAACGAGCGCCGCCAGCGCTACGACAACGTTCCCTACGGAACCGCGTTCGAGAGGCTCACCGCGCTCTCGTACCCGGAGGGCCACCCCTACCACCACACGCCGATCGGCTCCATGGCCGACCTGGACGCGGCCACCCTGGAGGACGCCCGCGCGTTCTTCCGTACGTACTACGCGCCCAACAACGCGGTCCTCTCCGTCGTCGGCGACATCGATCCGGAGCAGACGCTCGCCTGGGTCGAGAAGTACTTCGGGTCGATTCCCGGCCACGACGGCAAGCAGCCCCCGCGCGACGGCTCGCTGCCCGAGCGCATCGGCAAGGAACTGCGCGAGGTCATCGAGGAGGAGGTCCCGGCCCGCGCCCTGATGGCCGCCTACCGCCTCCCGGAGGACGGCACGCGCGCGTGCGACGCGGCCGACCTCGCCCTCACCGTGCTCGGCAGCGGCGAGTCCTCCCGGCTCTACAACCGGCTCGTCCGCAGGGACCGCACCGCGGTCGCCGCCGGGTTCGGTCTGCTGCGACTCGCCGGGGCGCCCTCGCTCGGCTGGCTCGACGTGAAGACGTCGGGGGACGTCGAGGTGCCCGTCATCGAGGCCGCCGTCGACGAGGAGCTCGCCCGCTTCGCCGCGGAGGGCCCCACCCCGGAGGAGATGGAGCGAGCCCAGGCGCAGCTGGAGCGCGAGTGGCTCGACCGGCTCGGCACGGTCGCGGGCCGCGCCGACGAACTCTGCCGGTACGCGGTCCTGTTCGGCGACCCGCAGCTCGCCCTGACGGCCGTCCAGCGCGTCCTCGACATCACCGCGGAGGAGGTCCAGGAGGCCGCCGCGGCCCGCCTGCGCCCCGACAACCGCGCGGTGCTCGTGTACGAGCCCGTGGAAGGCGCCGACGAGGGTGTCGAGGAAGAAGAGGAGGCGGCGAAGTGA
- a CDS encoding DNA topoisomerase (ATP-hydrolyzing) subunit A has translation MARRSTKTPQPDESYEEKILDIDVVDEMQGSFLEYAYSVIYSRALPDARDGMKPVHRRIVYQMNEMGLRPDRGYVKCARVVGEVMGKLHPHGDASIYDALVRMAQPFSMRLPLVDGHGNFGSLGNDDPPAAMRYTECKMADATSLMTESIDENTVDFEPNYDGQEMEPSALPAAYPNLLVNGASGIAVGMATNMPPHNLGEVIAAARHLIKHPGADLETLMKYVPGPDLPTGGRIVGLGGIKDAYESGRGTFKTRATVSVENVTARRKGLVVTELPFTVGPEKVISKIKDLVGSKKLQGIADVKDLTDRAHGLRLVIEIKNGFVPEAVLEQLYKLTPMEESFGINNVALVDGQPLTLGLKELLEVYLDHRFNVVRRRSEFRRGKKRDRLHLVEGLLVALLDIDEVIRLIRSSENSAQAKERLIERFSLSDIQTQYILDTPLRRLTKFDRIELESERDRLNGEIDELTGILESDAELRKLVSTELAAVAKKFGTDRRTVLLESSGTPAAGPVSLQVADDPCRVLLSSTGLLARTAHGEPFDEGGAKRVKHDVIVSAVPATARGEVGAVTSDGRLLRLSVVDLPQLPETASAPNLSGGAPVSELLTLEKDEKLICLMTLDESSPGLALGTEQGVVKRVVPDYPSNKEELEVITLKDGDRIVGAAELRTGEEDLVFITDDAQLLRYQASVVRPQGRPAGGMTGVKLADGAKVISFAAVDPATDAVVFTVAGSRGTLDDSVQTTAKLTPFDQYPRKGRATGGVRVQRFLKGEDCLSFAWAGPTPPYAAQRNGTPAELPEIDPRRDGSGVSLKKPVAAVAGPV, from the coding sequence ATGGCCCGCCGCAGCACGAAGACCCCGCAGCCCGACGAGTCGTACGAGGAGAAGATCCTCGACATCGACGTCGTCGACGAGATGCAGGGCTCCTTCCTCGAGTACGCGTATTCGGTCATCTACTCCCGTGCCCTGCCGGACGCCCGCGACGGCATGAAGCCCGTGCACCGCAGGATCGTGTACCAGATGAACGAGATGGGCCTGCGCCCCGACCGCGGCTACGTGAAGTGTGCCCGCGTCGTCGGCGAGGTCATGGGTAAGTTGCACCCGCACGGCGACGCGTCGATCTACGACGCGCTGGTGCGCATGGCGCAGCCCTTCTCGATGCGCCTCCCCCTGGTGGACGGGCACGGCAACTTCGGCTCGCTCGGCAACGACGACCCGCCGGCCGCCATGCGGTACACCGAGTGCAAGATGGCCGACGCCACCTCCCTGATGACGGAGTCGATCGACGAGAACACCGTCGACTTCGAGCCGAACTACGACGGCCAGGAGATGGAGCCGTCCGCCCTCCCCGCGGCGTACCCGAACCTCCTGGTCAACGGCGCGTCGGGCATCGCGGTCGGCATGGCGACGAACATGCCGCCGCACAACCTCGGCGAGGTCATCGCCGCCGCCCGCCACCTCATCAAGCACCCGGGGGCGGACCTCGAGACCCTGATGAAGTACGTGCCGGGCCCGGACCTGCCCACGGGCGGCCGCATCGTCGGCCTCGGCGGCATCAAGGACGCGTACGAATCGGGCCGCGGCACCTTCAAGACCCGCGCGACGGTGTCGGTGGAGAACGTGACGGCGCGCCGCAAGGGCCTCGTCGTCACCGAACTGCCCTTCACGGTCGGCCCCGAGAAGGTCATCTCCAAGATCAAGGACCTGGTCGGCTCGAAGAAGCTCCAGGGCATCGCCGACGTCAAGGACCTCACCGACCGCGCGCACGGCCTGCGCCTGGTCATCGAGATCAAGAACGGCTTCGTCCCCGAGGCCGTCCTGGAGCAGCTCTACAAGCTGACGCCGATGGAGGAGTCCTTCGGCATCAACAACGTGGCGCTGGTCGACGGCCAGCCGCTCACCCTCGGCCTCAAGGAGCTCCTGGAGGTCTATCTCGACCACCGGTTCAACGTGGTGCGCCGCCGCAGCGAGTTCCGCCGCGGCAAGAAGCGCGACCGTCTGCACCTGGTGGAGGGCCTCCTGGTCGCCCTTCTGGACATCGACGAGGTCATCCGCCTCATCCGCTCCAGCGAGAACTCCGCGCAGGCCAAGGAGCGCCTGATCGAGCGCTTCTCGCTCAGCGACATCCAGACGCAGTACATCCTCGACACGCCGCTGCGCCGCCTGACCAAGTTCGACCGCATCGAGCTGGAGTCCGAGCGCGACAGGCTCAACGGCGAGATCGACGAGCTGACCGGCATCCTGGAGTCGGACGCCGAGCTGCGCAAGCTGGTCTCCACGGAACTGGCCGCCGTCGCCAAGAAGTTCGGCACCGACCGGCGCACGGTGCTCCTTGAGTCGTCCGGCACCCCCGCCGCGGGACCGGTCTCGCTTCAGGTCGCGGACGACCCGTGCCGGGTCCTCCTCTCCTCGACGGGCCTGCTGGCCCGCACGGCCCACGGCGAGCCGTTCGACGAGGGCGGCGCCAAGCGCGTGAAGCACGACGTGATCGTCTCCGCGGTGCCGGCGACGGCGCGCGGCGAGGTGGGCGCGGTCACGTCCGACGGGCGGCTGTTGCGCCTCTCCGTAGTGGACCTTCCCCAGCTGCCGGAGACGGCGAGCGCACCCAACCTCTCCGGAGGGGCGCCCGTCTCGGAGCTGCTGACCCTGGAGAAGGACGAGAAGCTGATCTGCCTGATGACGCTGGACGAGTCCTCGCCGGGCCTCGCGCTCGGCACCGAGCAGGGCGTCGTCAAGCGTGTGGTCCCCGACTATCCCTCCAACAAGGAGGAGTTGGAGGTCATCACGCTGAAGGACGGCGACCGCATCGTCGGCGCGGCCGAGCTGCGCACGGGTGAGGAGGACCTCGTCTTCATCACGGACGACGCCCAGCTCCTGCGCTACCAGGCGTCGGTGGTCCGCCCCCAGGGGCGTCCGGCGGGTGGCATGACGGGCGTCAAGCTCGCCGACGGCGCGAAGGTCATCTCCTTCGCGGCGGTGGATCCGGCGACGGACGCGGTCGTCTTCACGGTGGCGGGCTCGCGCGGCACGCTGGACGACTCGGTGCAGACGACGGCGAAGCTGACGCCGTTCGACCAGTACCCGCGCAAGGGGCGCGCCACGGGTGGCGTGCGCGTCCAGCGGTTCCTGAAGGGCGAGGACTGCCTGAGCTTCGCCTGGGCGGGTCCGACGCCGCCGTACGCGGCACAGCGCAACGGCACCCCGGCGGAGCTGCCGGAGATCGACCCGCGCCGAGACGGCTCGGGGGTCTCGCTCAAGAAGCCGGTGGCGGCGGTCGCCGGGCCGGTATAG